In a genomic window of Acropora muricata isolate sample 2 chromosome 2, ASM3666990v1, whole genome shotgun sequence:
- the LOC136909120 gene encoding uncharacterized protein — MGDLNHVTFERSLTPEDATALPILCIFSHASNEAFGACAYFTWRTESNEYVTRFIAAKSRVAPLKPLTIPRLRLQAAVLATRLSQSIAEESRMQFEKVVFFSNSNIVLSWIRSQAREFKQFVFARVAEIQNNSDTSQWRHVPGELNVADDISHGILAQRLNDRWKPGPEFLRMPEDEWPQENSTADLNEVEKECRKTQAILLTGSSEVIHSKKFPNWRKLVRTSAYVFRFKWNLRTRCQAKKLPKNPEEQMQGSHGSLAPQELEKAEKYWVKQSQKTLQDRLKKGELQQLSPFTHKNGIIRVGGRVDKALVSYETKHPAISFPKTTGYLF, encoded by the coding sequence ATGGGAGACCTTAATCATGTGACCTTTGAAAGATCCCTCACCCCAGAGGACGCCACTGCACTCCCAATACTCTGTATCTTTTCTCATGCATCCAACGAGGCCTTTGGAGCTTGTGCCTACTTCACATGGCGAACCGAAAGCAATGAGTATGTCACACGATTTATAGCCGCTAAATCAAGAGTAGCCCCACTGAAACCGCTGACCATACCCCGCCTAAGGCTACAAGCAGCGGTACTGGCCACCAGGCTATCTCAGTCCATAGCAGAAGAGTCAAGAATGCAATTTGAGAAAGTCGTATTCTTCTCAAACAGCAACATCGTATTATCATGGATTCGCAGTCAAGCGAGAGAGTTCAAACAGTTCGTCTTCGCCCGAGTAGcagagattcaaaacaattcTGATACCTCTCAGTGGAGACATGTCCCTGGAGAGTTAAACGTCGCTGATGACATCTCCCATGGTATACTGGCACAACGACTAAATGACAGATGGAAACCGGGACCAGAATTCTTACGAATGCCCGAGGACGAGTGGCCTCAAGAAAATTCAACAGCTGACCTGAATGAGGTAGAAAAAGAATGCCGTAAAACTCAAGCTATTCTGCTCACCGGTTCCTCTGAAGTTATCCACTCCAAGAAGTTTCCAAACTGGAGAAAACTTGTCAGAACAAGCGCCTATGTATTTAGATTCAAATGGAATTTACGTACCCGATGTCAAGCAAAGAAATTACCCAAAAACCCCGAAGAGCAGATGCAAGGGAGCCATGGATCATTGGCGCCGCAAGAACTGGAGAAAGCCGAGAAGTACTGGGTCAAACAAAGCCAGAAAACCCTCCAAGACCGCCTGAAGAAGGGAGAGCTCCAGCAGCTAAGCCCGTTTACACACAAAAATGGAATAATAAGAGTTGGTGGTCGAGTAGACAAAGCCTTAGTTTCCTATGAAACCAAACACCCTGCCATTTCTTTCCCCAAGACCACTGGATATCTCTTCTGA
- the LOC136909123 gene encoding uncharacterized protein C17orf113-like, producing the protein MADSELQPAKKKRRFLPAWMEEFWWLKEENEKMYCEICKVTGKKNPFTTSGCNNYQKSALERHQNSKDHITSISDLKLRKSFQVTVANAKKNIENETQEITRRHIVRLRTVYVMTKNNIAADNFIPIMELQAANGCSDASVFYKKPKIISEMESVLAKCVEDNFIKELKDPRTPFIGLMLDETCDISIEKKLAIYPRYVNSETGAVNTSFVGNKRITNCTASGIKDALCEFLEEKGLVQGDDYSRIVGLGTDGAAVMTGRHNGLGVKLKQLNNILIQVHCVAHRLNLAASQASKDIILNGIEGR; encoded by the coding sequence ATGGCGGATTCGGAATTACAGCCCGCAAAAAAAAAGAGGCGTTTCTTGCCAGCTTGGATGGAAGAATTCTGGtggttgaaagaggaaaacgaaaaaatgtATTGTGAGATCTGTAAGGTGACAGGTAAGAAAAACCCTTTCACAACAAGTGGCTGTAACAATTATCAGAAGTCGGCCCTGGAAAGGCACCAAAATTCGAAAGATCACATTACGAGTATTAGTGACCTCAAACTCAGAAAAAGCTTTCAAGTGACAGTTGCAAATGCAAAGAAGAACATTGAGAATGAAACACAGGAAATCACGAGAAGACACATTGTCCGGCTTAGAACAGTGTATGTTATGACGAAGAACAACATTGCTGCTGATAACTTTATTCCGATAATGGAACTTCAGGCTGCTAATGGATGTAGTGATGCTTCTGTTTTTTACAAGAAACCCAAAATTATCTCAGAGATGGAATCTGTTTTGGCCAAATGTGTTGAAGATAACTTCATAAAAGAACTAAAAGATCCTCGCACGCCTTTTATTGGACTGATGCTTGATGAAACGTGTGACATTTCAATTGAAAAGAAATTAGCCATTTATCCCAGATATGTCAACTCAGAAACTGGCGCTGTTAACACTTCATTTGTGGGAAACAAGAGAATAACTAATTGCACTGCTTCTGGCATTAAAGATGCCCTCTGTGAGTTTCTGGAAGAAAAAGGCCTTGTGCAGGGGGATGACTACAGTCGGATTGTAGGACTTGGAACAGATGGGGCAGCTGTCATGACGGGACGTCATAATGGACTTGGGGTAAAGTTGAAGCAGTTAAACAATATCCTTATTCAAGTTCACTGTGTTGCACACAGGCTTAACCTTGCTGCCTCACAAGCAAGTAAGGACATTATCTTGAATGGTATAGAGGGCAGATAA
- the LOC136909375 gene encoding uncharacterized protein has protein sequence MKALAEAAAARESAEFERRIAEKEHERRKREAEIERTREQERANHEKEMAFLAAERKIAVADAKLKAIEQATDEEDTGDKIEIAGIPNSKSEERTSTWLNSMTPETPQPGADMTKQQSPFEVKIPEKLPAKSRAAVSQPENNDGNVQINHQAFGRSLTTSTPINITGSQLVETLTSVNEQIVAGLARQNLPKCHPDTFSGDPTLFHPWKAAFKAMISDTNVSPVQEVNYLRRFTGGEAQKLVDNYRKRKQRDPNRLLDSLWAELERRFGSAAAITRVLLERMDKTAAFNDGENEKLQEFADLCADVESQMSYLPGLACLNFPIAIQPIGERLPVSLRHKWEKEITKHSEKNGGEYPGFHVFSKVVRDQARIKNNSNVLAASKRTPTTPAFSNRKDKEKSSRVLKTEAQPPTMQPDPPPKKEGEKMKRCPFHDLNGHTLEECLAFRSKSLEERTEWLRAAGLCYRCLSKGHTARSCKESIECSICKDRRHPALLHRETTRFPTQSGEAVDSKCTSTCNAMDGGVSCSKLLLVEVSSKEKPHTVHRVYAIMDEQSNSSLISTELADELGASGPEERYFLTTCSGTKETKYGRRVTDVVIQSISGAMANLPTLIECGNIPQDKREIPTPEMARRFPHLQEIANEIPPLDETANIHLLIGRDAPELLKVREFRNGPKGTPWAQRLSLGWTIIGQMCLDLAGGPTHVLVRRTNLVPANFINSRKRIVEPQYYEFVPCPNQLRVKESFTERDRGTEGDVFRTTREDNDVSLSCEDRKFLEIMEASIHKNDHGNWEMPLPFRQEDVKMPNNRSQAVNRLNGLIRTLRRKPQMEKDYIEFMQKILDKGHASPVPLEDIRKESQSGKVWYLPHFGVYHPKKPTQIRVVFDSSAEYSDVSLNKELLPGPDLMNSLLGVLIRFRRETTAIMCDIEQMFHSFHVDPNHRDFLRFLWFKDNKPGNPIAEYRMNVHLFGNGPSPAVATFGLRRTATDGEEEFGENAMKFVHRNFYVDDGLASTPTAKQAIALVTATQAMLRTANLRLHKIVSNSIEVMEAFPVEDRGKGVRDLDLRCDSLPAQRSLGVFWDLKNDNFTFQVTLPDKPFTRRGVLSTVNSIYDPLGLAVPVLLEGRLLLQKLVAMGKSKNKDKPLGWDDPLPDALLTQWQRWRNSLADLEKVSVPRCYHPVGFGTIVRREIHAFSDASEDAIGAAVYLRQVNDRGENHTALVFGQSRVAPIQITSIPRLELCAAVLASQAVDKIMKEMDVEIDEATFYTDSKVVLGYIQNESRRFYVYVANRVQLIRKISSPEQWTYVDTNENPADLATRPVNARNLAESEWLTGPKFLRTTSSPRKERLEIPLQASDPEVRKEVVAFTTRSSQHRGLGAERFSRFSSLHSLQRAIANLIVLVKEFKWRQNGVRGSKGRGSGSANNASRLRNPTARELQQAITVIIRTAQRDSFGPELSPTLHSGTEPLKASRRENSEKKRVPKGSLPYQLDPFVDSDGVVRVGGRLRQAQLEYGEKHPALLSKNHHVGNLVVRHYHNQVHHQGRQITHGAIRQAGYWLIGGHRTVARELSKCVVCKKLRGPLLDQRMADLPADRTEVAPPFTNVGFDVFGPWMVRSRKTRAGAANSKRWGVVFTCLSSRAVHIEVLESMDTSSFICALRRFFAIRGTASLLRCDRGTNFTGAKAKLDKALAELDQHKVERYAHKQGCEWLFNPPHASHFGGAWERQIGTIRRVLDAMFAELGSAQLTHELLVTLMAEVTAIVNARPIALVPTDVDEPQPLSPSMLLTMKTRPAGTSPGVFVPTDLYARRRWRRVQYLADQFWLRWRREYLQSMQPRRKWSSPRQNLTDGDVVLMKEEGTHRNNWPIGRVMEAIQSEDGQVRKARVEFIRDGKKKAFLRPVKELVVLVPAGAGDRQPSS, from the coding sequence ATGAAAGCACTTGCCGAAGCCGCAGCGGCGCGAGAAAGCGCAGAATTCGAGAGGCGTATCGCCGAAAAGGAACACGAGCGCAGGAAACGCGAAGCCGAGATCGAGCGAACACGTGAACAGGAGCGAGCGAATCACGAAAAGGAGATGGCGTTCCTCGCCGCTGAAAGAAAGATCGCAGTTGCCGACGCGAAACTAAAAGCAATCGAACAGGCGACGGACGAGGAAGATACAGGTGACAAAATCGAGATTGCGGGTATCCCAAATTCTAAAAGCGAAGAGCGAACATCCACGTGGCTTAACTCAATGACACCAGAGACCCCCCAGCCGGGAGCCGATATGACGAAACAACAATCCCCTTTCGAAGTGAAAATCCCCGAAAAGCTGCCTGCAAAATCGCGTGCCGCCGTGAGCCAGCCGGAGAACAATGACGGAAACGTTCAAATCAATCATCAAGCATTTGGTCGGTCCCTAACCACATCGACCCCGATAAACATTACCGGGAGCCAGTTAGTAGAAACGTTAACCTCCGTCAACGAACAGATAGTTGCAGGATTAGCTAGGCAAAACCTTCCAAAGTGCCATCCCGACACATTTAGTGGAGATCCTACGCTTTTTCACCCCTGGAAAGCTGCATTCAAAGCTATGATATCGGACACCAACGTTTCGCCGGTTCAGGAGGTCAATTACTTGCGCAGATTTACCGGCGGCGAAGCTCAAAAACTCGTTGACAACTACCGGAAACGAAAGCAGCGCGACCCCAACAGGCTATTAGACAGTCTATGGGCAGAGTTGGAGAGACGCTTCGGAAGCGCGGCCGCGATCACAAGAGTATTGTTAGAACGCATGGACAAAACAGCCGCATTTAATGACGGAGAAAATGAAAAACTGCAGGAGTTCGCCGACCTTTGCGCAGACGTGGAGAGTCAAATGAGCTATCTGCCCGGCCTCGCGTGCTTGAACTTTCCTATCGCAATACAACCGATTGGCGAAAGGCTGCCTGTATCCTTACGTCACAAATGGGAAAAGGAAATCAccaaacactcggagaaaaatgGAGGAGAATACCCTGGATTTCACGTCTTCTCAAAAGTCGTGCGGGATCAGGCAAGGATCAAAAACAATTCGAACGTCCTAGCGGCCAGTAAACGGACGCCAACAACCCCTGCATTTTCAAACCGGAAAGACAAAGAGAAGAGTAGCCGAGTCCTGAAGACCGAGGCACAACCCCCTACAATGCAACCCGATCCGCCGCCAAAGAAGGAGGGAGAAAAAATGAAACGATGCCCCTTTCACGACCTAAACGGGCATACCTTAGAAGAGTGTCTAGCCTTCCGCTCAAAATCTCTTGAGGAAAGGACCGAATGGCTTCGTGCAGCCGGACTTTGCTACCGCTGCCTGTCAAAGGGACACACAGCCAGAAGCTGTAAGGAGAGCATAGAGTGCAGCATATGTAAGGATAGACGCCATCCAGCTCTCCTGCATAGAGAGACCACAAGGTTCCCCACCCAGAGCGGAGAAGCCGTAGACTCAAAATGCACATCGACGTGTAACGCTATGGACGGCGGTGTCTCGTGTAGCAAACTGCTATTGGTTGAAGTGTCCAGCAAGGAGAAGCCGCACACAGTCCACCGGGTGTACGCCATTATGGATGAACAAAGCAATTCGTCTCTGATCAGTACCGAGCTTGCGGATGAACTAGGAGCTAGCGGACCGGAGGAAAGGTACTTTCTTACCACATGCAGCGGCACGAAGGAGACCAAATACGGACGACGCGTGACAGACGTTGTCATACAGTCTATCAGCGGAGCGATGGCGAACCTGCCTACTCTCATCGAGTGTGGTAATATCCCTCAAGACAAACGAGAGATACCAACACCGGAGATGGCGAGGAGATTCCCACACCTTCAAGAGATCGCCAACGAGATCCCACCCCTCGACGAGACCGCCAATATCCATCTTCTCATAGGAAGAGACGCTCCTGAACTTCTGAAAGTTCGGGAATTTAGAAACGGACCTAAAGGGACCCCGTGGGCACAAAGGCTTTCCTTAGGCTGGACAATAATCGGCCAGATGTGCTTAGATCTCGCTGGAGGCCCTACGCACGTGCTCGTCCGCCGTACCAATCTCGTACCAGCCAACTTCATCAACTCAAGGAAGAGAATAGTGGAACCACAGTACTATGAGTTCGTTCCGTGCCCTAACCAGTTACGAGTCAAGGAAAGTTTCACCGAGCGGGATCGAGGAACAGAAGGCGACGTCTTCCGAACCACTCGAGAGGACAACGATGTCAGCCTATCCTGCGAAGATCGGAAGTTTCTGGAGATAATGGAGGCGAGTATTCACAAGAACGATCATGGTAACTGGGAGATGCCACTTCCCTTCCGCCAGGAAGATGTAAAGATGCCAAACAACCGGAGTCAGGCGGTGAACCGGCTGAATGGCCTAATTCGTACTCTACGAAGAAAACCCCAAATGGAGAAAGACTACATCGAATTTATGCAGAAGATCCTCGATAAAGGCCACGCCTCCCCAGTCCCTCTAGAGGATATCAGAAAGGAGTCCCAATCAGGGAAGGTCTGGTACCTTCCACATTTCGGCGTCTATCACCCGAAGAAACCGACACAGATACGAGTAGTGTTCGATTCTTCCGCCGAGTACTCAGATGTGTCCCTAAATAAAGAGCTGCTTCCCGGCCCAGACCTCATGAACAGCCTCTTGGGAGTACTCATTCGTTTCAGGAGGGAGACAACCGCCATCATGTGCGATATTGAGCAGATGTTCCACTCCTTTCACGTGGACCCCAACCATAGAGACTTTCTACGCTTCCTGTGGTTCAAGGACAACAAACCTGGAAATCCAATAGCGGAGTATCGGATGAACGTACACCTCTTCGGTAACGGCCCCAGCCCAGCCGTAGCTACTTTCGGactcagaaggacagccacCGACGGCGAGGAGGAGTTCGGGGAGAATGCCATGAAGTTCGTCCATCGCAATTTCTACGTCGACGACGGCCTAGCGTCAACACCCACAGCGAAACAAGCCATCGCACTCGTCACAGCAACCCAAGCGATGCTTCGCACAGCGAATTTGAGACTACACAAGATCGTCTCGAATTCGATAGAAGTGATGGAGGCCTTCCCAGTGGAGGACAGGGGAAAGGGAGTGCGCGACCTGGACTTACGCTGCGACAGCTTGCCAGCACAGCGCTCGCTTGGAGTATTCTGGGATCTAAAGAACGACAACTTCACCTTTCAAGTAACCTTGCCCGACAAGCCGTTCACGAGAAGGGGCGTACTATCCACCGTAAACTCGATCTATGACCCGCTAGGTCTGGCCGTCCCAGTACTACTGGAAGGGAGACTGCTACTTCAGAAATTAGTGGCCATGGGCAAGAGTAAAAATAAGGACAAGCCCCTAGGATGGGATGACCCCCTGCCAGATGCCCTTCTAACACAGTGGCAACGTTGGCGCAATTCGTTAGCTGATTTGGAGAAAGTATCAGTCCCCCGCTGCTACCACCCAGTGGGATTTGGCACAATCGTTAGAAGAGAGATTCACGCCTTCTCGGACGCAAGCGAAGACGCAATCGGAGCTGCTGTTTACCTGCGTCAAGTTAACGACAGAGGAGAAAACCACACAGCCCTAGTCTTTGGTCAGTCTAGAGTAGCACCTATCCAGATCACTAGCATTCCCCGACTAGAGCTGTGCGCCGCCGTACTAGCATCACAAGCGGTCGACAAGATCATGAAGGAGATGGATGTAGAGATCGACGAAGCCACCTTCTACACCGACTCGAAAGTCGTCCTCGGGTACATCCAGAACGAAAGCCGAAGATTTTACGTTTATGTCGCAAACCGCGTCCAGCTGATTCGCAAGATTTCAAGTCCAGAGCAATGGACCTACGTCGACACCAACGAAAACCCCGCAGACCTAGCTACGCGTCCCGTGAACGCACGGAACCTTGCTGAATCAGAGTGGTTAACTGGTCCAAAGTTCCTAAGAACCACGTCGAGTCCACGAAAAGAGAGACTGGAGATACCATTACAAGCAAGCGACCCAGAAGTCCGAAAAGAAGTCGTAGCCTTCACCACACGATCAAGCCAACACCGTGGTCTCGGAGCTGAGAGGTTCTCACGCTTCTCAAGCCTCCACTCACTGCAGCGCGCCATCGCCAACCTGATCGTCCTAGTCAAGGAATTTAAGTGGAGACAGAACGGAGTCCGGGGAAGCAAGGGTCGAGGATCAGGGAGCGCAAACAACGCAAGCCGTCTGAGGAACCCCACAGCAAGAGAACTTCAGCAAGCCATCACAGTCATAATCCGCACTGCCCAGAGAGACTCTTTCGGTCCTGAGCTGAGCCCTACTCTCCACAGTGGTACCGAACCATTGAAAGCAAGTCGTAGGGAGAATAGCGAGAAGAAGCGCGTCCCAAAGGGATCGTTGCCCTATCAGCTAGACCCATTCGTTGATTCTGATGGTGTTGTGCGCGTGGGAGGCCGTCTACGGCAAGCACAATTAGAATACGGAGAGAAGCATCCTGCGCTTCTATCCAAAAACCACCATGTCGGCAATTTGGTAGTACGCCACTACCATAATCAAGTCCACCACCAAGGACGTCAAATCACACATGGAGCTATTCGACAAGCCGGCTACTGGCTCATCGGAGGCCATAGAACAGTAGCTAGAGAACTAAGCAAGTGCGTTGTCTGTAAGAAGCTTAGAGGGCCGCTCTTAGATCAACGTATGGCCGACCTGCCCGCCGACAGGACTGAAGTCGCCCCGCCCTTCACCAACGTAGGCTTCGATGTTTTCGGACCGTGGATGGTACGATCAAGGAAGACGCGCGCAGGAGCCGCCAATTCGAAACGATGGGGAGTCGTGTTCacctgcttaagcagcagagcCGTCCACATAGAAGTGTTGGAGTCTATGGATACAAGTTCGTTTATCTGTGCCTTAAGAAGATTCTTCGCGATCCGCGGCACTGCATCCCTCCTAAGGTGCGACCGAGGCACGAACTTTACTGGAGCGAAAGCGAAGCTAGATAAGGCACTGGCGGAGCTGGATCAGCATAAAGTGGAGAGATACGCTCACAAGCAAGGGTGTGAATGGCTGTTCAACCCGCCACACGCCTCACACTTTGGAGGAGCGTGGGAGCGGCAAATAGGGACGATCCGCCGCGTACTGGACGCCATGTTTGCCGAGCTCGGAAGCGCCCAATTGACTCACGAACTTCTCGTGACCCTGATGGCCGAAGTAACCGCTATCGTCAACGCCCGTCCCATAGCTTTGGTGCCGACCGACGTAGACGAGCCGCAACCCCTCTCACCTTCCATGCTTTTAACCATGAAAACACGCCCGGCCGGTACATCGCCTGGAGTCTTTGTCCCAACCGACCTGTACGCCCGCCGTCGGTGGAGGAGAGTACAATACCTCGCCGACCAATTCTGGTTACGGTGGAGGCGGGAATACTTGCAAAGCATGCAGCCCAGAAGAAAATGGTCGTCACCCAGACAAAACTTGACCGATGGAGACGTGGTTCTGATGAAAGAGGAGGGAACTCACCGCAACAACTGGCCCATAGGTAGAGTAATGGAGGCCATTCAGAGCGAAGACGGTCAAGTAAGGAAGGCCAGGGTAGAATTCATCCGAGATGGCAAGAAGAAGGCATTTCTGCGTCCCGTTAAGGAGCTCGTTGTTCTAGTGCCCGCAGGGGCTGGTGACCGCCAGCCCAGCTCTTAG